The Amycolatopsis umgeniensis DNA segment AACCCCCTCGTCCGGAGCGCGTTCTCGATGTCGGCGATCCGGGCCTCGTCCGGGATCACGTCGTCGAAGTGCAGGTGCTGATGCGGCCTCAGCGGGCGGCGCGCGAAGGCGTCGTAAAGGACGAGCCGGAATCGCGAAGTGATCCAGCTGACCTCCTTGTGGCCCTTGCGGTCACCCTGGTGCCGGGTGTCTTCCTGCTCGTCGCCGTCACGTTCGTCCATCCGGCCGGTACCGTCGAAAAGCCTGCTCCGCGTACCCGACACCAAGAAGCCGGGGAGCTTGACCTCGACGCGGCCGTCCAAATTCTTCTGTTCATAGAGCTCACCTGGTTGTTCGATCTTGAGGACCATCGGTTCGGTGACGAAGACGAGTTCGTCCTTGCGGCCTTTCGCCGGGGTGTCCTTGCGCATGGGGACGTTCCGCCACTCGATGCTCCGGTCCACGGGGTTGTAGGTGATCGGGACGGGATCGGCTCCCCGGTCGGGAAAGACGAGACTGAGCGCGTGCAGGGACGTGATCGACGGCCAGTCGATCGAGACCCGTTCGACCACCGGACGCGGCGGGCGCCGTTCCACGGCCGGCCGCGAAGGATTCTGTTCGTCGTTTTCCTCCTTCTTCCACGGCAGGACCACCCTGACCTGGATCACCAGCCAGAGGAACGATTGGAAATTCGGTTGCTGACTGAGTTTCGACAGATCCGCGGTATCCGTGCCGCTCATCGAAAACGCGTGGATGTCGCTGATGGTGTCCGGGTCGAGCAGATGCGCCGAGACCCCGATCGGGATCAGTTCGGGCGGCGTGGGCGTGTAGTCGTGGCTGATGAAGCAGGCGTGCCTGTCGGTGCTCAACTCCTCGACACCGCCCGGGCTGCCCCGTCCGGACACCGGTACCCGGATCGGGAACGAACCGTAGGAGTCGTCGAGACCGAGCCTGTCGGCCAGATCGGTTTCCTGGTGGCCCGCGAAGACCACGTGCCCGATCAGGGCGCTGACCGCCTCGTCGGGCGACTGCCTGAGCAAGGCGGCGGCGACGTCGTCGCAGGCCTCACGGGTGAAATGGTCCGCACCGTCGAAAGGGACGACGATCTCGAGCTGCCCGGTGGGGTCTTCGGCGGCACCGTTCTCCGAGTTGTGGGAGATCTCCTGCTCGTAGTAGTACCTCTCGGTGACCCGGACGGTCTCGGGACGGGCACGGGCGAAGACCTCCGTCCCCGGCCCCGGCCCCGCTCGCCGGGGATCGAACTTGCTGACCACCTTGCGCATGATCTGGAAGCTGTCGCGGGGAGCCGGCATCAAGAACCCTTTCGGCGCGGTCTGCGCGTAACGCCTTCGCCCGGACGGACGCGCCCGGACGCGGGGCAAAGTCCATCGTTTGGCGGTGGCGGAACAATGACGGCCCCACTGTGTGACACAACGCGCCGGGTGACCCCGTACTAGTACGGGATCTCGTCAGAAAGTTCGCCGAACCGCCGTAACCTGCTCAGATCGGTGACCAGGACGCGGCGATAGAGCCTGTCGAGCGCGCCCGCTTCCTCCAGGAGCCTGAAGGCTTTCTCCACCGAACTCAGGCCGGTTCCCGCCAGTGAGGCGATGTCCTTCTGGGACAACGGGATTCCGAGACCTCGGCCGGTCATCGGCGATTCGCCCCATCTGCGCGTGACCTCCAGCAACGTCCTCGCGATCCGGACCGGTGCCGGGCAAGCGATCAGATCGACCCCTCGGCGGTCCGAGCCGCGCAGGCGTTCGCTCAGCACCTTCGCCAAGGCAAGGCACGTCTCCGGGCTGCGTTCGAGGAACTCCACCAGATCCGGGCTGTGGATCACTTTCGCCTGCACCGGGACGCACGCGATCACATGCGCCGAACGGGGGCGCCGTTCGAGCGCCGCCATTTCCCCGAGCAGGTCGCCCGCTCCCCGGACGGCGATCACCACGTC contains these protein-coding regions:
- a CDS encoding cyclic nucleotide-binding domain-containing protein, with translation MNVEEWPPGSLLGLLGRRNKEALLALGMPINYQAHQRIVRQGESAQHTVLILAGLVKIVVDTERGKDVVIAVRGAGDLLGEMAALERRPRSAHVIACVPVQAKVIHSPDLVEFLERSPETCLALAKVLSERLRGSDRRGVDLIACPAPVRIARTLLEVTRRWGESPMTGRGLGIPLSQKDIASLAGTGLSSVEKAFRLLEEAGALDRLYRRVLVTDLSRLRRFGELSDEIPY